Proteins found in one Choloepus didactylus isolate mChoDid1 chromosome 3, mChoDid1.pri, whole genome shotgun sequence genomic segment:
- the LOC119529291 gene encoding elongation factor 1-alpha 1-like gives MITGTSQADCAVLIVAAGVGEFEAGISKNGQTREHALLAYTLGVKQLIVGVNKMDSTEPPYSQKRYEEIVKEVSTYIKKIGYNPDTVAFVPISGWNGDNMLEPSANMPWFKGWKVTRKDGNASGTTLLEALDCILPPTRPTDKPLRLPLQDVYKIGGIGTVPVGRVETGVLKPGMVVTFAPVNVTTEVKSVEMHHEALSEALPGDNVGFNVKNVSVKDVRRGNVAGDSKNDPPMEAAGFTAQVIILNHPGQISAGYAPVLDCHTAHIACKFAELKEKIDRRSGKKLEDGPKFLKSGDAAIVDMVPGKPMCVESFSDYPPLGCFAVRDMRQTVAVGVIKAVDKKAAGAGKVTKSAQKAQKAK, from the coding sequence atgattacagGCACATCTCAGGCTGACTGTGCTGTCCTGATTGTTGCTGCTGGTGTTGGTGAATTTGAAGCTGGTATCTCCAAGAATGGGCAGACCCGTGAGCATGCTCTTCTGGCTTACACACTgggtgtgaaacaactaattgttggTGTTAACAAAATGGATTCTACTGAGCCACCCTACAGCCAGAAGAGATACGAGGAAATCGTTAAGGAAGTcagcacctacattaagaaaattggctACAACCCCGACACAGTAGCATTTGTGCCAATTTCTGGTTGGAATGGTGACAACATGCTGGAGCCAAGTGCTAACATGCCTTGGTTCAAGGGATGGAAAGTCACCCGTAAGGATGGCAATGCCAGTGGAACCACACTGCTTGAAGCTTTGGATTGCATCCTGCCACCCACTCGTCCAACTGACAAACCCTTGCGTCTGCCTCTTCAGGATGTCTACAAAATTGGTGGTATTGGTACTGTCCCTGTGGGCCGAGTGGAGACTGGTGTTCTCAAACCGGGCATGGTGGTCACCTTTGCTCCAGTCAACGTTACAACTGAAGTCAAGTCTGTTGAgatgcaccatgaagctttgagtGAAGCTCTTCCCGGGGACAACGTGGGCTTCAATGTCAAGAACGTGTCTGTAAAAGATGTTCGTCGTGGCAATGTGGCTGGTGACAGCAAAAACGATCCACCGATGGAAGCAGCTGGTTTTACTGCTCAGGTGATTATTCTGAACCATCCAGGCCAAATCAGTGCTGGCTATGCACCTGTGCTGGATTGTCACACAGCTCACATTGCTTGCAAGTTTGCTGAGCTGAAGGAGAAGATTGATCGTCGTTCtggtaagaagctggaagatggccccaaatttctgaaatctggtgaTGCTGCCATCGTTGATATGGTTCCTGGCAAGCCCATGTGTGTTGAGAGCTTCTCTGATTATCCTCCTCTGGGTTGTTTTGCTGTTCGGGATATGAGACAGACAGTTGCTGTGGGTGTCATCAAGGCTGTggacaagaaggctgctggagctggcaaggtcaccaagtctgcccagaaagctcagaaggctaaatga